The nucleotide window CCAGTTCGGGCCCGAGCATCCCGCCGTCGTGAACCCCAGCGCCATCGGCGCGCGGCTGGCCGTTCCCGAGCTCACCGTGGCGGAGCTGGACCTGTCCTGGTACGAAGGCCCGGCGCGCAGTGGCGGAGACATTGTCGCGATGGCCACTACCGGTCTGATCGGCTCGCCGGGCGCGATCCCCGGCAGCTACGAGGGCGGCGTCGCGTACTTCGCCATCCAGGACGCGAGCGCTCCGGCCCCCGGCTGGGACCCGCTGACCGCCCCCCGCATGATCACCAGCGGTCTCACGCTGTTCCCGACGGACCACCGGCTGACGGTGGCCAAGTACTTCAGCCACCACCACCTGCCCTACCGCGAGACCGAGACCTCGATCATCGCGACCCTGCCCGACGGCGGCGAGTGCCTCGCGCAGTTCGACGGCAGCGACCGCTTCGTCTCCATGTCGATGGAGCTGGCGGCCCGCTGAGCGCGGAAAACCGTTCGACGCCGGATCCTTCGCGCCCGTAGCGTCGGTGGCATGTTCGGAATGGCCGCCCTCCTGTCGCCCGCGCTCACCGCGCCGGGCGCCGTGGCCATGCCCACCGCCGACGGCCTGCGACGCTGACCCTCCTCCGCTCCGTCCTTCGAGAACCCGCGGAGGAGGGTGGCGCGGCGTCCCGTGCGGACGCCTGGTTCTCACGTTCGATTCCTGACGAGAGGACACATCATGGCCAAGCAGTTGTACGCGCGCGGCAAGCCCCACATCAACATCGGGACGATGGGACACGTCGACCACGGCAAGACCACGCTCACCGCGGCGATCACCGCGGTGCTGGCTCGTCAGGGGCTGGCCAGGGTCGTGCCGTTCGAGGGCATCGACCGGGCCCCGGAGGAGCGAGACCGCGGCATCACCATCAACATCGCGCACGTCGAGTACGAGACGCCGACCCGGCACTACGCCCACGTCGACATGCCGGGCCACGCCGACTACGTCAAGAACATGGTCACCGGCGCGGCCCAGATCGACGGGGCGATCCTGGTCGTGTCCGCGCAGGACGGTGCGATGCCGCAGACCCGTGAGCACGTCGTGCTCGCCAGGCAGGTCGGCGTCCGTCACATCGTGGTCGCGCTCAACAAGGCGGACGTGGTCGACGACACCGAACTGCTGGACTTGGTCGAGCTGGAGGTGCGGGACCTGCTTTCCCGGTACGGCTTCCCGGGCGAGGAGATCCCCGTGGTCCGGGTGTCCGGGCTGCGGGCCCTGGAGGGCGACCCGTACTGGGTCAAGCGGATCGAGGACCTCCTGGACGCCGTCGACGGGTACGTGCCGACCCCGGCACGGATCCTGGACCGGCCGTTCCTCATGCCGATCGAGGGCGTGCTCACCATCACCGGGCGCGGCACGGTCGTGACCGGTGTGGTGGAGAGGGGCTCGATCCGCCTCGGGGACCGCGTGGAGGTGGTCGGCCTCGGCGAGACGTTCGCGACGGTGGCCACGGGGCTGGAGACCTTCGGCCAGACCATGGACCGCGCCGAGGCCGGGGACAACGCCGCCGTGCTGCTGCGCGGCGTACGGCGCGACCAGGTCCAGCGGGGTCAGGTCGTGGGCGCCCCGGGGGCGATCCGCCCGCACGCGGCGTTCCGCGCGGAGGTGTACGTGCTCGGCGCGGACGAGGGCGGCCGGAGCCGGCCGTTCTTCACCGGGTACCGGCCGCAGTTCCACATCCGGACGACGGACGTGCCGGGCGAGATCGCGATGAGCGAGGGTGGCATGGCTCTGCCCGGTGACACCGTCACGATGACGGTCTCGCTGGGCCGCGCGATCGCGCTGGACGAGGGTCTCGGCTTCGCCATCCGCGAGGGCCGGCGCACGGTCGGCGCGGGTACGGTCACGGCGCTACTCGACCAGTAGGGCCTGTCTCGAAGTCCTCGCTC belongs to Actinoallomurus bryophytorum and includes:
- a CDS encoding DUF6882 domain-containing protein — its product is MSGFSPAFDRLGAAYAAISAQQQEALVDFLPAADWSADLATGTYTQGDVTLKVALLGSFAEENRSWLWGWANPQFGPEHPAVVNPSAIGARLAVPELTVAELDLSWYEGPARSGGDIVAMATTGLIGSPGAIPGSYEGGVAYFAIQDASAPAPGWDPLTAPRMITSGLTLFPTDHRLTVAKYFSHHHLPYRETETSIIATLPDGGECLAQFDGSDRFVSMSMELAAR
- the tuf gene encoding elongation factor Tu is translated as MAKQLYARGKPHINIGTMGHVDHGKTTLTAAITAVLARQGLARVVPFEGIDRAPEERDRGITINIAHVEYETPTRHYAHVDMPGHADYVKNMVTGAAQIDGAILVVSAQDGAMPQTREHVVLARQVGVRHIVVALNKADVVDDTELLDLVELEVRDLLSRYGFPGEEIPVVRVSGLRALEGDPYWVKRIEDLLDAVDGYVPTPARILDRPFLMPIEGVLTITGRGTVVTGVVERGSIRLGDRVEVVGLGETFATVATGLETFGQTMDRAEAGDNAAVLLRGVRRDQVQRGQVVGAPGAIRPHAAFRAEVYVLGADEGGRSRPFFTGYRPQFHIRTTDVPGEIAMSEGGMALPGDTVTMTVSLGRAIALDEGLGFAIREGRRTVGAGTVTALLDQ